A stretch of the Ictidomys tridecemlineatus isolate mIctTri1 chromosome 5, mIctTri1.hap1, whole genome shotgun sequence genome encodes the following:
- the Dcaf11 gene encoding DDB1- and CUL4-associated factor 11 isoform X3, translating into MGSRNSSSAGSGSGDPSEGLSRRGAGLRRSEEEEEEDEDVDLAQVLAYLLRRGQVRLVQGGGAANLQLIQALSDSEEEHDSAWDGRLGDRYNPPVDATPDTRELECNEIKTQVELATGRLGLRQASQENSFPRMLHQRERGLCHRGSFSLGERSRVMSHFLPNSLGFTDTYSQKAFCGIYSKDGQIFMSACQDQTIRLYDCRYGRFHKFKSIKARDVGWSVLDVAFTPDGNHFLYSSWSDYIHICNIYGEGDTHTALDLRPDERRFAVFSIAVSSDGREILGGANDGCLYVFDREQNRRTLQIESHEDDVNAVAFADISSQILFSGGDDAICKVWDRRTMREDDPKPVGALAGHQDGITFIDSKGDARYLISNSKDQTIKLWDIRRFSSREGMEASRQAATQQNWDYRWQQVPKKAWRKLKLPGDSSLMTYRGHGVLHTLIRCRFSPTHSTGQQFIYSGCSTGKVVVYDLLSGHIVKKLTNHKACVRDVSWHPFEEKIVSSSWDGNLRLWQYRQAEYFPDDMPETEERTSAPTPVLRSCTAFSSPQ; encoded by the exons ATGGGCTCTCGGAACAGCAGCAGCGCAGGATCGGGGTCTGGAGACCCCTCTGAGGGCTTGTCCCGAAGAGGGGCTGGCCTGCGTCGGAgcgaggaagaggaagaggaggatgaagaTGTGGATCTGGCCCAGGTACTGGCCTATCTCCTTCGCAG AGGCCAAGTGAGGTTGGTGCAGGGAGGAGGTGCAGCAAATTTACAACTCATCCAGGCCCTCTCGGACTCGGAGGAAGAGCATGACAGTGCCTGGGATGGTCGTCTCGGAGATCGATACAATCCACCTG TGGATGCAACCCCTGACACCCGGGAACTGGAATGCAATGAGATCAAGACACAGGTGGAGCTGGCCACTGGGCGGCTGGGACTTAGGCAGGCATCCCAGGAGAACAGTTTTCCTCGAATGCTACACCAG AGAGAACGGGGCCTCTGCCACCGGGGAAGCTTCTCCCTTGGAGAACGGTCTCGAGTGATGTCTCA CTTCTTGCCCAATAGTCTGGGCTTCACTGATACCTACTCACAGAAGGCTTTCTGTGGTATCTACAGCAAAGATGGTCAAATCTTCATGTCTGCTTGCCAAG ACCAGACAATCCGACTGTATGACTGCCGATATGGCCGTTTCCATAAATTCAAGAGTATCAAGGCCCGGGATGTAGGCTGGAGCGTCTTGGATGTGGCCTTCACCCCTGATGGGAACCACTTCCTCTACTCCAGCTGGTCTGATTACA TTCATATTTGCAATATCTATGGGGAAGGAGACACACACACTGCCCTGGATCTAAG ACCAGATGAGCGTCGCTTTGCTGTCTTTTCCATTGCTGTCTCCTCAGATGGACGAGAAATACTTGGGGG GGCCAATGATGGCTGTCTGTATGTCTTTGACCGAGAACAAAACCGGCGCACCCTTCAG ATTGAGTCTCATGAAGATGATGTGAATGCAGTGGCCTTTGCTGATATAAGCTCCCAGATCCTGTTTTCTGGGGGAGATGATGCCATCTGCAAAGTGTGGGATCGACGCACCATGCGGGAGGATGACCCCAAGCCCGTGGGTGCACTGGCTGGACACCAGGATGGCATCACATTCATTGACAGCAAG GGTGATGCCCGGTATCTCATCTCCAACTCCAAAGACCAGACCATCAAGCTCTGGGATATCCGACGCTTTTCCAGCCGGGAAGGCATGGAAGCCTCACGCCAGGCTGCCACCCAGCAAAACTGGGACTACCGTTGGCAGCAGGTGCCCAAAAAAG CCTGGCGGAAGTTGAAGCTCCCAGGGGACAGCTCCTTGATGACCTACCGAGGCCACGGGGTGCTGCATACCCTCATCCGCTGCCGCTTCTCCCCGACTCATAGCACAGGCCAGCAGTTCATCTATAGTGGCTGCTCTACTGGCAAAGTGGTTG TGTACGATCTCCTCAGTGGCCACATCGTGAAGAAGCTGACGAACCATAAGGCCTGTGTGCGTGATGTCAGTTGGCACCCCTTTGAAGAGAAGATTGTCAGCAGTTCG TGGGACGGGAACCTGCGTCTGTGGCAGTATCGCCAGGCTGAGTACTTCCCGGATGACATGCCAGAGACAGAGGAACGCACCAGTGCCCCTACCCCAGTGCTCCGCTCTTGTACGGCCTTTTCCTCACCCCAGTAG
- the Dcaf11 gene encoding DDB1- and CUL4-associated factor 11 isoform X4, which yields MKMWIWPRGQVRLVQGGGAANLQLIQALSDSEEEHDSAWDGRLGDRYNPPVDATPDTRELECNEIKTQVELATGRLGLRQASQENSFPRMLHQRERGLCHRGSFSLGERSRVMSHFLPNSLGFTDTYSQKAFCGIYSKDGQIFMSACQDQTIRLYDCRYGRFHKFKSIKARDVGWSVLDVAFTPDGNHFLYSSWSDYIHICNIYGEGDTHTALDLRPDERRFAVFSIAVSSDGREILGGANDGCLYVFDREQNRRTLQIESHEDDVNAVAFADISSQILFSGGDDAICKVWDRRTMREDDPKPVGALAGHQDGITFIDSKGDARYLISNSKDQTIKLWDIRRFSSREGMEASRQAATQQNWDYRWQQVPKKAWRKLKLPGDSSLMTYRGHGVLHTLIRCRFSPTHSTGQQFIYSGCSTGKVVVYDLLSGHIVKKLTNHKACVRDVSWHPFEEKIVSSSWDGNLRLWQYRQAEYFPDDMPETEERTSAPTPVLRSCTAFSSPQ from the exons atgaagaTGTGGATCTGGCCCAG AGGCCAAGTGAGGTTGGTGCAGGGAGGAGGTGCAGCAAATTTACAACTCATCCAGGCCCTCTCGGACTCGGAGGAAGAGCATGACAGTGCCTGGGATGGTCGTCTCGGAGATCGATACAATCCACCTG TGGATGCAACCCCTGACACCCGGGAACTGGAATGCAATGAGATCAAGACACAGGTGGAGCTGGCCACTGGGCGGCTGGGACTTAGGCAGGCATCCCAGGAGAACAGTTTTCCTCGAATGCTACACCAG AGAGAACGGGGCCTCTGCCACCGGGGAAGCTTCTCCCTTGGAGAACGGTCTCGAGTGATGTCTCA CTTCTTGCCCAATAGTCTGGGCTTCACTGATACCTACTCACAGAAGGCTTTCTGTGGTATCTACAGCAAAGATGGTCAAATCTTCATGTCTGCTTGCCAAG ACCAGACAATCCGACTGTATGACTGCCGATATGGCCGTTTCCATAAATTCAAGAGTATCAAGGCCCGGGATGTAGGCTGGAGCGTCTTGGATGTGGCCTTCACCCCTGATGGGAACCACTTCCTCTACTCCAGCTGGTCTGATTACA TTCATATTTGCAATATCTATGGGGAAGGAGACACACACACTGCCCTGGATCTAAG ACCAGATGAGCGTCGCTTTGCTGTCTTTTCCATTGCTGTCTCCTCAGATGGACGAGAAATACTTGGGGG GGCCAATGATGGCTGTCTGTATGTCTTTGACCGAGAACAAAACCGGCGCACCCTTCAG ATTGAGTCTCATGAAGATGATGTGAATGCAGTGGCCTTTGCTGATATAAGCTCCCAGATCCTGTTTTCTGGGGGAGATGATGCCATCTGCAAAGTGTGGGATCGACGCACCATGCGGGAGGATGACCCCAAGCCCGTGGGTGCACTGGCTGGACACCAGGATGGCATCACATTCATTGACAGCAAG GGTGATGCCCGGTATCTCATCTCCAACTCCAAAGACCAGACCATCAAGCTCTGGGATATCCGACGCTTTTCCAGCCGGGAAGGCATGGAAGCCTCACGCCAGGCTGCCACCCAGCAAAACTGGGACTACCGTTGGCAGCAGGTGCCCAAAAAAG CCTGGCGGAAGTTGAAGCTCCCAGGGGACAGCTCCTTGATGACCTACCGAGGCCACGGGGTGCTGCATACCCTCATCCGCTGCCGCTTCTCCCCGACTCATAGCACAGGCCAGCAGTTCATCTATAGTGGCTGCTCTACTGGCAAAGTGGTTG TGTACGATCTCCTCAGTGGCCACATCGTGAAGAAGCTGACGAACCATAAGGCCTGTGTGCGTGATGTCAGTTGGCACCCCTTTGAAGAGAAGATTGTCAGCAGTTCG TGGGACGGGAACCTGCGTCTGTGGCAGTATCGCCAGGCTGAGTACTTCCCGGATGACATGCCAGAGACAGAGGAACGCACCAGTGCCCCTACCCCAGTGCTCCGCTCTTGTACGGCCTTTTCCTCACCCCAGTAG
- the Dcaf11 gene encoding DDB1- and CUL4-associated factor 11 isoform X1, whose amino-acid sequence MTKEARDGGAVDGSCGSSRCKQGLAPPRVLRPLLAGVDKRSLCTGPKDAVTRRWALGTAAAQDRGLETPLRACPEEGLACVGARKRKRRMKMWIWPRGQVRLVQGGGAANLQLIQALSDSEEEHDSAWDGRLGDRYNPPVDATPDTRELECNEIKTQVELATGRLGLRQASQENSFPRMLHQRERGLCHRGSFSLGERSRVMSHFLPNSLGFTDTYSQKAFCGIYSKDGQIFMSACQDQTIRLYDCRYGRFHKFKSIKARDVGWSVLDVAFTPDGNHFLYSSWSDYIHICNIYGEGDTHTALDLRPDERRFAVFSIAVSSDGREILGGANDGCLYVFDREQNRRTLQIESHEDDVNAVAFADISSQILFSGGDDAICKVWDRRTMREDDPKPVGALAGHQDGITFIDSKGDARYLISNSKDQTIKLWDIRRFSSREGMEASRQAATQQNWDYRWQQVPKKAWRKLKLPGDSSLMTYRGHGVLHTLIRCRFSPTHSTGQQFIYSGCSTGKVVVYDLLSGHIVKKLTNHKACVRDVSWHPFEEKIVSSSWDGNLRLWQYRQAEYFPDDMPETEERTSAPTPVLRSCTAFSSPQ is encoded by the exons ATGACGAAGGAGGCGCGTGACGGAGGAGCGGTTGACGGAAGCTGCGGCAGCAGTCGGTGTAAACAAGGCCTCGCGCCTCCGCGGGTCCTGCGACCGCTCCTGGCTG GAGTTGACAAAAGGAGCCTCTGCACAGGACCTAAGGATGCTGTGACCAGAAGATGGGCTCTCGGAACAGCAGCAGCGCAGGATCGGGGTCTGGAGACCCCTCTGAGGGCTTGTCCCGAAGAGGGGCTGGCCTGCGTCGGAgcgaggaagaggaagaggaggatgaagaTGTGGATCTGGCCCAG AGGCCAAGTGAGGTTGGTGCAGGGAGGAGGTGCAGCAAATTTACAACTCATCCAGGCCCTCTCGGACTCGGAGGAAGAGCATGACAGTGCCTGGGATGGTCGTCTCGGAGATCGATACAATCCACCTG TGGATGCAACCCCTGACACCCGGGAACTGGAATGCAATGAGATCAAGACACAGGTGGAGCTGGCCACTGGGCGGCTGGGACTTAGGCAGGCATCCCAGGAGAACAGTTTTCCTCGAATGCTACACCAG AGAGAACGGGGCCTCTGCCACCGGGGAAGCTTCTCCCTTGGAGAACGGTCTCGAGTGATGTCTCA CTTCTTGCCCAATAGTCTGGGCTTCACTGATACCTACTCACAGAAGGCTTTCTGTGGTATCTACAGCAAAGATGGTCAAATCTTCATGTCTGCTTGCCAAG ACCAGACAATCCGACTGTATGACTGCCGATATGGCCGTTTCCATAAATTCAAGAGTATCAAGGCCCGGGATGTAGGCTGGAGCGTCTTGGATGTGGCCTTCACCCCTGATGGGAACCACTTCCTCTACTCCAGCTGGTCTGATTACA TTCATATTTGCAATATCTATGGGGAAGGAGACACACACACTGCCCTGGATCTAAG ACCAGATGAGCGTCGCTTTGCTGTCTTTTCCATTGCTGTCTCCTCAGATGGACGAGAAATACTTGGGGG GGCCAATGATGGCTGTCTGTATGTCTTTGACCGAGAACAAAACCGGCGCACCCTTCAG ATTGAGTCTCATGAAGATGATGTGAATGCAGTGGCCTTTGCTGATATAAGCTCCCAGATCCTGTTTTCTGGGGGAGATGATGCCATCTGCAAAGTGTGGGATCGACGCACCATGCGGGAGGATGACCCCAAGCCCGTGGGTGCACTGGCTGGACACCAGGATGGCATCACATTCATTGACAGCAAG GGTGATGCCCGGTATCTCATCTCCAACTCCAAAGACCAGACCATCAAGCTCTGGGATATCCGACGCTTTTCCAGCCGGGAAGGCATGGAAGCCTCACGCCAGGCTGCCACCCAGCAAAACTGGGACTACCGTTGGCAGCAGGTGCCCAAAAAAG CCTGGCGGAAGTTGAAGCTCCCAGGGGACAGCTCCTTGATGACCTACCGAGGCCACGGGGTGCTGCATACCCTCATCCGCTGCCGCTTCTCCCCGACTCATAGCACAGGCCAGCAGTTCATCTATAGTGGCTGCTCTACTGGCAAAGTGGTTG TGTACGATCTCCTCAGTGGCCACATCGTGAAGAAGCTGACGAACCATAAGGCCTGTGTGCGTGATGTCAGTTGGCACCCCTTTGAAGAGAAGATTGTCAGCAGTTCG TGGGACGGGAACCTGCGTCTGTGGCAGTATCGCCAGGCTGAGTACTTCCCGGATGACATGCCAGAGACAGAGGAACGCACCAGTGCCCCTACCCCAGTGCTCCGCTCTTGTACGGCCTTTTCCTCACCCCAGTAG
- the Dcaf11 gene encoding DDB1- and CUL4-associated factor 11 isoform X2 yields MTKEARDGGAVDGSCGSSRCKQGLAPPRVLRPLLAGPKDAVTRRWALGTAAAQDRGLETPLRACPEEGLACVGARKRKRRMKMWIWPRGQVRLVQGGGAANLQLIQALSDSEEEHDSAWDGRLGDRYNPPVDATPDTRELECNEIKTQVELATGRLGLRQASQENSFPRMLHQRERGLCHRGSFSLGERSRVMSHFLPNSLGFTDTYSQKAFCGIYSKDGQIFMSACQDQTIRLYDCRYGRFHKFKSIKARDVGWSVLDVAFTPDGNHFLYSSWSDYIHICNIYGEGDTHTALDLRPDERRFAVFSIAVSSDGREILGGANDGCLYVFDREQNRRTLQIESHEDDVNAVAFADISSQILFSGGDDAICKVWDRRTMREDDPKPVGALAGHQDGITFIDSKGDARYLISNSKDQTIKLWDIRRFSSREGMEASRQAATQQNWDYRWQQVPKKAWRKLKLPGDSSLMTYRGHGVLHTLIRCRFSPTHSTGQQFIYSGCSTGKVVVYDLLSGHIVKKLTNHKACVRDVSWHPFEEKIVSSSWDGNLRLWQYRQAEYFPDDMPETEERTSAPTPVLRSCTAFSSPQ; encoded by the exons ATGACGAAGGAGGCGCGTGACGGAGGAGCGGTTGACGGAAGCTGCGGCAGCAGTCGGTGTAAACAAGGCCTCGCGCCTCCGCGGGTCCTGCGACCGCTCCTGGCTG GACCTAAGGATGCTGTGACCAGAAGATGGGCTCTCGGAACAGCAGCAGCGCAGGATCGGGGTCTGGAGACCCCTCTGAGGGCTTGTCCCGAAGAGGGGCTGGCCTGCGTCGGAgcgaggaagaggaagaggaggatgaagaTGTGGATCTGGCCCAG AGGCCAAGTGAGGTTGGTGCAGGGAGGAGGTGCAGCAAATTTACAACTCATCCAGGCCCTCTCGGACTCGGAGGAAGAGCATGACAGTGCCTGGGATGGTCGTCTCGGAGATCGATACAATCCACCTG TGGATGCAACCCCTGACACCCGGGAACTGGAATGCAATGAGATCAAGACACAGGTGGAGCTGGCCACTGGGCGGCTGGGACTTAGGCAGGCATCCCAGGAGAACAGTTTTCCTCGAATGCTACACCAG AGAGAACGGGGCCTCTGCCACCGGGGAAGCTTCTCCCTTGGAGAACGGTCTCGAGTGATGTCTCA CTTCTTGCCCAATAGTCTGGGCTTCACTGATACCTACTCACAGAAGGCTTTCTGTGGTATCTACAGCAAAGATGGTCAAATCTTCATGTCTGCTTGCCAAG ACCAGACAATCCGACTGTATGACTGCCGATATGGCCGTTTCCATAAATTCAAGAGTATCAAGGCCCGGGATGTAGGCTGGAGCGTCTTGGATGTGGCCTTCACCCCTGATGGGAACCACTTCCTCTACTCCAGCTGGTCTGATTACA TTCATATTTGCAATATCTATGGGGAAGGAGACACACACACTGCCCTGGATCTAAG ACCAGATGAGCGTCGCTTTGCTGTCTTTTCCATTGCTGTCTCCTCAGATGGACGAGAAATACTTGGGGG GGCCAATGATGGCTGTCTGTATGTCTTTGACCGAGAACAAAACCGGCGCACCCTTCAG ATTGAGTCTCATGAAGATGATGTGAATGCAGTGGCCTTTGCTGATATAAGCTCCCAGATCCTGTTTTCTGGGGGAGATGATGCCATCTGCAAAGTGTGGGATCGACGCACCATGCGGGAGGATGACCCCAAGCCCGTGGGTGCACTGGCTGGACACCAGGATGGCATCACATTCATTGACAGCAAG GGTGATGCCCGGTATCTCATCTCCAACTCCAAAGACCAGACCATCAAGCTCTGGGATATCCGACGCTTTTCCAGCCGGGAAGGCATGGAAGCCTCACGCCAGGCTGCCACCCAGCAAAACTGGGACTACCGTTGGCAGCAGGTGCCCAAAAAAG CCTGGCGGAAGTTGAAGCTCCCAGGGGACAGCTCCTTGATGACCTACCGAGGCCACGGGGTGCTGCATACCCTCATCCGCTGCCGCTTCTCCCCGACTCATAGCACAGGCCAGCAGTTCATCTATAGTGGCTGCTCTACTGGCAAAGTGGTTG TGTACGATCTCCTCAGTGGCCACATCGTGAAGAAGCTGACGAACCATAAGGCCTGTGTGCGTGATGTCAGTTGGCACCCCTTTGAAGAGAAGATTGTCAGCAGTTCG TGGGACGGGAACCTGCGTCTGTGGCAGTATCGCCAGGCTGAGTACTTCCCGGATGACATGCCAGAGACAGAGGAACGCACCAGTGCCCCTACCCCAGTGCTCCGCTCTTGTACGGCCTTTTCCTCACCCCAGTAG
- the Pck2 gene encoding phosphoenolpyruvate carboxykinase [GTP], mitochondrial, which produces MAAVYRPGLRLSWHGLSPWCWSSCRSIQTLRVVSGDLGQLPAGVRDFVEHSARLCQPESIHICDGTEAENTATLTVLEQQGLIRKLPKYNNCWLARTDPKDVARVESKTVIVTPSQRDTVPLPTGGARGQLGNWMSPAEFQRAVDERFPGCMQGRTMYVLPFSMGPVGSPLSRIGVQLTDSAYVVASMRIMTRLGTPVLQALGDGDFVKCLHSVGQPLTSQGEPVSQWPCNPEKTLIGHVPDQREIISFGSGYGGNSLLGKKCFALRIASRLARDEGWLAEHMLILGITNPAGKKRYIAAAFPSACGKTNMAMMRPALPGWKVECVGDDIAWMRFDSEGRLRAINPENGFFGVAPGTSATTNPNAMATIQSNTLFTNVAETSDGGVYWEGIDQPLAPGVTVTSWLGKPWQPGDKEPCAHPNSRFCAPARQCPIIDPAWEAPEGVPIDAIIFGGRRPKGVPLVYEAFNWRHGVFVGSAMRSESTAAAEHKGKIIMHDPFAMRPFFGYNFGRYLEHWLSMEERKGARLPRIFHVNWFRRDEAGQFLWPGFGENARVLDWICRRLEGEDSGRETPIGLVPKEGALDLSGLGAIDTTQLFSLPKDFWEQEVRDIRNYLTEQVNEDLPKEVLAELEALEGRVRKM; this is translated from the exons ATGGCTGCTGTGTACCGCCCCGGCCTGCG GCTTAGCTGGCATGGGCTGAGCCCCTGGTGTTGGTCATCATGCCGCAGCATCCAGACCCTGCGTGTGGTCAGTGGAGATCTGGGCCAGCTGCCTGCTGGAGTTCGAGACTTTGTGGAGCACAGTGCCCGCCTGTGCCAACCAGAGAGCATCCACATCTGTGATGGGACTGAGGCTGAGAATACTGCCACACTGACCGTGCTAGAACAGCAGGGCCTCATCCGAAAACTTCCCAAGTACAATAACTG CTGGCTGGCCCGCACAGACCCCAAGGACGTGGCACGAGTAGAAAGCAAGACGGTGATTGTAACTCCTTCTCAGCGGGACACGGTGCCCCTCCCAACTGGTGGGGCCCGTGGGCAGCTGGGCAACTGGATGTCCCCAGCTGAGTTCCAGCGAGCTGTGGATGAGAGGTTTCCGGGCTGCATGCAGG GCCGCACCATGTATGTGCTTCCATTCAGCATGGGTCCTGTGGGCTCCCCATTGTCCCGCATCGGGGTGCAGCTCACTGACTCAGCCTATGTGGTGGCAAGCATGCGTATTATGACCCGGTTGGGGACACCTGTGCTTCAGGCCCTAGGAGATGGAGACTTTGTCAAGTGTCTACATTCTGTGGGTCAGCCCCTGACTTCACAAG GGGAGCCGGTGAGCCAGTGGCCATGCAATCCAGAGAAAACCCTGATTGGTCATGTGCCTGACCAGCGGGAGATCATCTCCTTCGGCAGCGGCTATGGTGGCAACTCCTTGCTGGGCAAGAAGTGCTTTGCCCTGCGCATCGCCTCTCGCCTAGCCAGGGATGAGGGCTGGCTGGCGGAGCACATGCTG ATCCTAGGCATCACCAATCCTGCAGGGAAGAAGCGCTACATAGCAGCTGCCTTCCCCAGTGCTTGTGGCAAGACAAATATGGCCATGATGCGTCCTGCATTGCCAGGCTGGAAAGTAGAGTGTGTGGGAGATGACATCGCCTGGATGAGGTTTGACAGTGAAG GTCGACTCCGGGCCATCAACCCTGAGAATGGTTTCTTTGGGGTGGCCCCTGGTACCTCTGCCACCACCAATCCCAATGCCATGGCCACAATCCAGAGTAACACTCTTTTCACCAACGTGGCTGAAACCAGTGATGGCGGCGTATACTGGGAAGGGATTGACCAGCCTCTTGCACCTGGTGTCACTGTGACCTCCTGGCTAGGCAAACCCTGGCAACCTG GTGACAAGGAACCCTGTGCACATCCCAATTCTCGCTTCTGTGCCCCGGCTCGTCAGTGCCCTATCATTGACCCAGCCTGGGAGGCCCCAGAGGGTGTCCCCATTGATGCCATCATTTTTGGAGGCCGCAGACCCAAAG GGGTGCCCCTGGTATATGAGGCCTTCAACTGGCGTCATGGGGTATTCGTGGGTAGTGCCATGCGCTCTGAATCCACTGCGGCAGCTGAACATAAAG GGAAGATCATCATGCATGACCCATTTGCCATGCGGCCCTTTTTTGGCTACAACTTTGGGCGCTACCTGGAACATTGGCTGAGCATGGAGGAGCGCAAGGGAGCCCGGCTACCTCGCATCTTCCATGTCAACTGGTTCCGGCGTGATGAGGCAGGCCAATTCCTGTGGCCAGGCTTTGGGGAGAATGCTCGGGTTCTAGACTGGATCTGCCGGCGATTAGAAGGGGAGGATAGTGGCCGAGAGACACCCATCGGGCTGGTGCCAAAAGAAGGAGCTCTGGATCTCAGTGGCCTTGGAGCCATAGACACCACTCAGCTGTTCTCGCTCCCCAAGGACTTCTGGGAACAGGAGGTTCGTGACATTCGGAACTATCTGACAGAGCAGGTCAACGAGGATCTGCCCAAGGAGGTGTTGGCTGAGCTGGAGGCCCTGGAGGGACGTGTGCGTAAAATGTGA
- the LOC101968577 gene encoding LOW QUALITY PROTEIN: large ribosomal subunit protein uL18 (The sequence of the model RefSeq protein was modified relative to this genomic sequence to represent the inferred CDS: substituted 1 base at 1 genomic stop codon): MGFVKVVKNKAYFKRYQVKFRRRXEGKTDYYAWKRLVIQDKNKYNTPKYRMIVRVTNRDIICQIAYARIEGDMIVCAAYAHELPKYGVKVGLTNYAAAYCTGLLLARRLLNRFGMDKIYEGQVEVTGDEYNVESIDGQPGAFTCYLDAGLARTTTGNKVFGALKGAVDGGLSIPHSTKRFPGYDSESKEFNAEVHRKHIMGQNVADYMRYLMEEDEDAYKKQFSQYIKNNVTPDMMEEMYKKAHSAIRENPVYEKKPKREVKKKRWNRPKMSLAQKKDRVAQKKASFLRAQERAAES, from the coding sequence ATGGGGTTTGTTAAAGTTGTGAAGAATAAGGCTTACTTTAAGAGATACCAAGTGAAATTTAGAAGACGATGAGAGGGCAAAACTGATTACTATGCTTGGAAACGCTTGGTGATCCAGGACAAAAATAAGTACAACACACCCAAATACAGGATGATAGTTCGTGTAACTAACAGAGATATCATTTGCCAGATCGCTTATGCCCGTATAGAAGGGGATATGATAGTCTGCGCGGCATATGCACATGAACTACCAAAATATGGTGTGAAAGTTGGCCTAACAAATTATGCTGCAGCATATTGTACAGGCCTGCTGCTGGCCCGCAGGCTTCTCAATAGGTTTGGTATGGACAAGATTTATGAAGGCCAAGTGGAGGTGACTGGAGATGAATACAATGTGGAAAGCATTGATGGTCAACCTGGTGCCTTCACCTGCTATTTGGATGCAGGCCTTGCTAGAACTACAACTGGCAATAAAGTTTTTGGGGCCCTGAAGGGAGCTGTGGATGGAGGCTTGTCTATCCCCCATAGTACCAAACGATTCCCTGGTTATGATTCTGAAAGCAAGGAGTTCAATGCAGAAGTACATCGGAAGCACATTATGGGTCAGAATGTTGCAGATTACATGCGCTATCTAATGGAAGAAGATGAAGATGCTTACAAGAAACAATTTTCTCAGTATATAAAGAACAACGTTACCCCTGACATGATGGAGGAAATGTATAAGAAAGCTCATTCTGCTATACGAGAGAATCCAGTCTATGAGAAAAAGCCCAAGAGAGAAGTTAAAAAGAAGAGGTGGAACCGTCCTAAAATGTCCCTTGCCCAGAAGAAAGATCGGGTAGCTCAAAAGAAGGCAAGCTTCCTCAGAGCTCAGGAACGGGCTGCTGAGAGCTAA